One window from the genome of Cyclobacterium amurskyense encodes:
- the tcmP gene encoding three-Cys-motif partner protein TcmP: MVREAKKKKGLTRDLHIRPFDDGTIAKLDLFRFYIREWLPVFISARTIYWNTINIYDFFAGPGKDKNGVSGTPFIILEELEPYCDIIISKGLKVNLYFNEYDREKCALLIESLGEKTNLFPVLIETDSLDFVESFNKKYNSLLGKDNANLLFFDQTGIKQINPERFKQVVSIKRTDFLFFISSSTIKRFPDHPAIAKYIKLSTKEVENTPYHKIHNLVLEYYKSLIPPNKEYYLAPFSIKKNAGLYGIIFGSNNVLGIEKFLNSAWKIDPDRGTANFDIDNDNIIPGQGNLFTGTIERPKKVELFESNLKRFIKNKTLSTDKSVYLFTLNSGMKIPFARSVINKMIKRNEIASDTFNLSNKVCKKNAIIKTINVK, from the coding sequence ATGGTTAGAGAAGCAAAAAAAAAGAAAGGATTAACCAGAGATTTACACATAAGACCATTTGATGATGGAACAATTGCAAAACTTGATCTATTCAGATTCTACATAAGGGAATGGCTACCTGTGTTTATTTCGGCGAGAACAATCTACTGGAATACAATTAATATTTATGATTTTTTCGCTGGGCCTGGTAAAGATAAAAACGGAGTTTCTGGTACACCATTTATAATCTTGGAAGAACTTGAGCCTTATTGTGATATCATAATAAGCAAAGGACTAAAAGTAAATCTATACTTTAACGAATATGATAGAGAGAAATGTGCATTGCTAATTGAAAGTCTTGGTGAGAAAACAAATCTATTTCCTGTCCTAATTGAAACCGATTCATTAGATTTTGTCGAATCGTTTAACAAAAAGTATAATTCTCTACTTGGAAAAGATAATGCCAATCTATTGTTCTTCGATCAAACTGGTATAAAGCAAATTAATCCTGAAAGGTTTAAACAAGTAGTAAGTATTAAAAGAACAGACTTTCTATTCTTTATTTCATCATCAACGATTAAACGTTTTCCAGATCACCCAGCAATTGCTAAATATATTAAACTCAGTACAAAAGAAGTTGAAAACACTCCCTATCACAAAATTCACAATCTTGTCTTAGAATATTACAAATCTCTCATTCCTCCTAACAAAGAGTATTATTTAGCACCATTTTCCATAAAGAAGAATGCTGGATTGTATGGAATAATATTTGGAAGCAATAATGTTTTAGGAATAGAAAAATTTCTAAATTCAGCATGGAAGATTGATCCTGATCGAGGAACTGCAAACTTTGATATTGACAACGACAATATCATTCCCGGACAAGGAAACTTATTTACTGGCACAATTGAGCGACCTAAAAAGGTTGAATTATTTGAAAGTAATCTAAAGAGATTTATAAAGAACAAAACTCTAAGCACGGACAAATCAGTTTATCTATTTACTTTGAACTCTGGAATGAAGATACCTTTTGCAAGGTCGGTAATAAACAAAATGATTAAACGAAATGAAATAGCTTCTGATACGTTTAATTTAAGTAACAAGGTTTGTAAGAAGAATGCAATAATTAAAACCATAAACGTAAAGTAA
- a CDS encoding DUF5131 family protein — MAQSSIEWTEMTWNPTTGCTKISQGCKFCYAEIMSKRLQAMGIQKYKDNFKVTIHPNELKTPYKWKKSKIVFVNSMSDLFHEAVPLSFIQQVFEVMRDNPQHVFQVLTKRAERLLELNKELKWSHNIWMGVSVEDETVKERIKMLRKTHAKVKFLSLEPLIGPLKRLNLKKLDWVIVGGESGHKPRPMNPDWVLDIQEQCEKSGVAFFFKQWGGKNKKKNGRELNGRTYDQMPEIDLQHSV, encoded by the coding sequence ATGGCGCAATCATCAATTGAATGGACAGAAATGACTTGGAACCCAACAACGGGCTGCACAAAAATCTCCCAAGGGTGTAAATTTTGTTATGCTGAAATTATGTCTAAGCGATTACAAGCTATGGGTATTCAGAAATATAAAGACAATTTTAAAGTAACAATTCATCCAAACGAACTTAAAACACCGTATAAATGGAAGAAATCTAAAATAGTATTTGTTAACTCAATGAGTGATTTGTTCCATGAAGCAGTGCCTTTAAGTTTTATACAGCAAGTATTTGAGGTTATGAGAGACAATCCTCAACATGTCTTTCAAGTTTTGACTAAACGAGCAGAAAGGCTTCTAGAATTAAATAAAGAACTGAAATGGTCTCATAACATATGGATGGGAGTTTCTGTAGAAGATGAAACGGTCAAAGAAAGAATAAAAATGCTGCGAAAAACTCATGCAAAGGTTAAATTCTTATCTTTAGAGCCTTTGATCGGGCCTTTAAAAAGGCTAAATCTAAAAAAATTAGACTGGGTTATAGTAGGAGGTGAAAGTGGACATAAGCCACGTCCTATGAATCCAGATTGGGTCTTAGATATTCAGGAGCAATGTGAAAAATCAGGAGTTGCATTTTTCTTCAAGCAATGGGGAGGAAAAAACAAGAAGAAAAATGGTAGAGAACTGAATGGCAGAACTTATGATCAAATGCCAGAAATTGATTTGCAACATAGTGTGTAG
- a CDS encoding HNH endonuclease codes for MSRKKSRDFTKKNVTTLAERAHFLCSNPDCKKMTTGSHSNIGKSLRSGEAAHIYGASDNGPRFNTQLKDEDIRNIKNGIWLCGDCHKIIDTDPKRYSVKNLQKWKSTHEEFVRILRSKPNYNSLLYLLKPTYDEVQKAKDLLDFLDNRRVFYNQSDDEIPSHVLSSIQEVRKELLRKKSQIPETFLADKIDKMLKGLRQFLDTLFDVDLNTLKCNSNDSDWIRFDTSINAMRKVFGVLIFEISKHFQIPVGSDLEKIVPVNQ; via the coding sequence ATGAGCAGAAAAAAGAGTCGAGATTTCACAAAGAAAAATGTGACAACACTTGCAGAAAGAGCTCATTTTTTATGCAGTAATCCAGATTGTAAGAAAATGACAACTGGTTCTCACTCAAATATTGGAAAATCATTGAGGTCGGGAGAAGCTGCTCATATTTACGGAGCAAGTGATAACGGTCCAAGATTTAATACCCAATTAAAAGATGAGGATATACGAAATATTAAAAATGGAATTTGGCTTTGTGGAGATTGTCATAAAATTATAGATACAGACCCCAAAAGATACTCAGTAAAAAATCTTCAAAAATGGAAATCTACCCATGAAGAATTTGTAAGGATTTTAAGGTCAAAACCAAACTATAATTCGCTACTTTATCTTTTAAAGCCAACTTATGACGAAGTACAAAAAGCAAAAGACCTTCTTGACTTTTTAGATAATCGAAGAGTATTTTATAATCAATCAGATGATGAAATTCCATCTCATGTTTTAAGTTCAATTCAGGAAGTAAGAAAAGAATTATTGCGAAAGAAAAGTCAAATTCCTGAAACTTTTTTAGCTGATAAAATTGACAAGATGTTAAAAGGGTTGAGACAATTTTTAGATACTCTTTTTGATGTAGATTTGAACACCCTCAAATGTAATAGCAATGATTCAGACTGGATAAGATTTGACACATCCATAAATGCAATGAGAAAAGTTTTTGGTGTGCTAATATTTGAAATTTCAAAGCATTTTCAAATTCCAGTTGGAAGTGATTTAGAAAAAATAGTTCCAGTCAATCAATGA
- a CDS encoding type II toxin-antitoxin system RelE/ParE family toxin gives MDKVREVIAYQNHFENFLRKQTDKVQNKIYKVIETLERVPETYLKPIKTKKGLFEARIQLGSNIWRVFCFFDKGKLVILLNGFQKKSQKTPPKEIEKASKLMDQYFAEKDPEKKKRTKK, from the coding sequence ATGGATAAAGTAAGGGAAGTCATAGCTTACCAAAACCATTTTGAGAACTTTCTTAGAAAGCAGACCGACAAAGTTCAAAACAAAATTTATAAAGTTATTGAGACCCTTGAAAGAGTTCCTGAAACTTACCTGAAGCCTATCAAAACAAAGAAGGGGTTGTTTGAAGCCCGTATCCAGTTGGGATCAAACATCTGGAGGGTGTTTTGTTTTTTTGACAAAGGTAAGCTAGTTATTTTATTAAATGGCTTTCAAAAGAAATCACAAAAGACACCACCCAAGGAAATAGAAAAGGCGAGTAAGTTGATGGACCAATACTTTGCCGAAAAAGACCCAGAAAAAAAGAAAAGAACAAAGAAATGA
- a CDS encoding helix-turn-helix domain-containing protein has translation MNTKSWKNIKDDVYGRKGTSRRDELERDFESFKIGVLLKKAREDKNLTQEQLAELVDKKRTYISRVENNGSNLTLKTLFDIVEKGLGGKVKISIEL, from the coding sequence ATGAATACGAAAAGCTGGAAAAACATAAAAGATGATGTGTATGGAAGGAAAGGCACATCACGAAGAGACGAACTTGAAAGAGATTTTGAATCGTTTAAGATCGGTGTATTATTGAAGAAAGCCAGGGAGGACAAGAATTTGACACAAGAGCAATTGGCAGAATTAGTAGATAAGAAAAGGACCTACATTTCAAGGGTCGAAAATAACGGAAGCAATCTGACACTTAAAACGCTCTTCGACATAGTAGAAAAAGGATTGGGAGGAAAAGTCAAAATTTCCATTGAATTGTAA
- the rhuM gene encoding virulence protein RhuM/Fic/DOC family protein, with protein sequence MKENSEIEIYQSPDGHTEEQVTFDDDTVWLNQEQLGELFDRDRTVVGRHIRNIFKEGELDESMVCADFAYTTEHGAIKGKTQSKTTKYYNLDVIISVGYRVKSIRGTQFRQWASNRLKDYLIQGYSINEIRLEQKNQELKLLKSGIQILGRAIEETAQEEGIQWLNKFAKGLALLDDYDHERLDSKGLSIKTAKYPSKEEYQSLINQMKLEFESDVFGLEKDQSFESAIIQISKGFGEKDFYPSIEEKAATLLYLIIKNHAFEDGNKRIAAACFLLFLETNKALMYIDGTAIISN encoded by the coding sequence ATGAAAGAAAATAGTGAAATTGAGATTTATCAAAGCCCTGACGGTCATACAGAAGAACAGGTGACTTTTGATGATGATACAGTTTGGTTAAATCAAGAACAATTGGGAGAATTGTTTGATCGGGACAGGACGGTTGTCGGACGGCACATTAGGAATATTTTCAAAGAAGGTGAATTAGATGAATCTATGGTATGTGCAGATTTTGCATACACCACTGAACATGGTGCTATTAAAGGCAAGACTCAGTCAAAGACTACCAAGTATTATAATCTCGATGTAATTATTTCGGTTGGTTATAGAGTCAAGTCCATAAGAGGAACACAATTTCGACAGTGGGCAAGCAATAGACTCAAAGACTATTTAATCCAAGGGTATTCCATTAATGAGATACGACTAGAGCAAAAAAATCAAGAGCTAAAATTATTGAAGTCCGGTATACAAATACTAGGAAGGGCTATTGAGGAAACAGCACAAGAAGAAGGAATTCAATGGCTTAATAAGTTTGCAAAAGGCCTTGCACTATTAGATGATTATGATCACGAAAGGCTCGACTCTAAAGGCCTATCAATAAAGACCGCAAAATACCCGTCAAAAGAAGAATATCAATCCTTGATAAATCAAATGAAGCTAGAATTTGAGTCTGACGTATTCGGACTTGAGAAAGACCAAAGCTTCGAAAGTGCGATCATCCAAATTTCAAAAGGCTTCGGTGAGAAAGATTTTTATCCGAGTATTGAAGAAAAAGCTGCAACTCTACTCTATCTTATAATTAAGAATCATGCTTTTGAAGATGGCAACAAGAGAATAGCTGCGGCTTGTTTTCTTCTATTCCTTGAAACCAATAAAGCCCTTATGTATATTGATGGAACCGCCATTATTAGCAATTAA